The sequence GCATGTCCGGCTGGACATAGCCGTTCTCGCTCTCCTGGATGCGCTGGCGCAGCTTGGTGACGAGCGCCGGGTCCTGCCGCTCCGGGTTGTACAGCAGCATGTCGCGGCGGAAGTGCGGGTAGCCGGCGAACACCTCGTCGGCGCCCTCGCCGGTGAGGACGACCTTCATGCCCGCGTCGCGCACCGTCTCACTGAGGATGTACTTGGCCACGCCGTGCGCGTTGAAGAACGGCGTCTCGTTGTGCCAGAGCGCCTGCTCGAAGTGGTCCGCCAGGTCGTCCTGGGACACAGCCACGGTGTGGAAGCGCGCGCCGTTGTGCTCCGCGGCCAGCCGCGCGAACTTGTTCTCGTCGTAGTCATCCATGTCCGTGAAGGACAGGTTGAACGCGTCCAGCGGCTGGCCGGACAGCTGCGTGGCCACGCCCAGCATGGCGGAGGAGTCGATGCCGCCGCTCAGGTAGACGCCCATGGGCACGTCCGCGCGCAGGCGCAGGCGCACGGACTGCTCCACCGCGGCGCGGATGGCCTCCACCATGCCCTGCTCGTCCGCGGGGTCCGGCGCGTCCTGGCGGGCGAACTCCATGTCCCAGTAGCGGCCGTGGTGCAGGCCGCCGCTGTCCGCCATCACCCAGCACCCGGGCTGCACGCTCTTCACGCCCTTGAAGAGCGTGTGATCGCGCAGGTAGAAGGCGCGGCTCGCGTACGCGTGCTCGTCCCACTCCGCCGGGACGCCCGCGGCCAGGAGCGCCTTCACCTCCGAGGCGAAGTACCAGGCGCCCCGGTGCTGCGCGTAGAACATGGGCTTGATGCCCATGCGGTCGCGCACGGCGAGCATCAGGCGGCGCTGCCGGTCGAAGAGCAGGATGGCGAACTCGCCGCGCAGCTGCTTCAGGCCCGCCAGGCCCGAGCGGCGATACAGGTGCAGGGCAATCTCGCTGTCGGAGTCCGTCTTGAACTGGCACCCGAGCGCCTGGAGCTCGCGGCGGATCCGCTCGTGGTCGTACAGCTCGCCGTTGACCACCAGCGCGATGTCGCCCTCGTCCGCGACGATGGGCTGCCGGCCGTTGTCCAGACCGATGATGCTCAGCCGGACGTGGCCCAGCACCGCGCGGCCGGCCGGGTCATGCCACAGGCTGCGCTCGTCGGGGCCACGGTGGTGGAGGGTGGTCAGCGCGGTGAGGAGGCTCCGCTCGTCGAAGCCGGAGGGGGAACGCTGGTAGACGCCAATGAATCCGCACATAGCAGGGCCGCTTCCTTCAAATGGATATGTGTGTCCGTCAGCGCGCGAGACCCCGGGAAAGGCCTTCGACGGCTGGTCTGGCAATGGATTGCGAAACGGCTGGAGGAGCTGGCGCGTTCTCAGCCATGCCCCGGTCCAGCGAAGCTGTTCAGGCGGTCATCGAGTGCTTCCGGTACCGCGACAGTCTCTACCCATGATTCCCCCTCTGAAGCCCGGCCCACGGCGATCCATCGGCGGATGGTCTCACCGCGACCGACGGCCATTGGACATAACATCATCAAAAACAAATCGATAGCAGAAATCTCGTAACAACCCTCTTAACGAGGCAGCAGAAATCACCTGATGCAGATAACGCCTGTCTTGGTTCTACAGCTCATACACAGACATGCATTCACACGAGGATTGAGCCCGGGGCCCGGGCGGGGTTTGGTACGTCCTCCATGGAAGGCCCCGGCACCCTTGTCCGACATCCCGCTACGCGGTGGGCGCTGCTCGCCCTGCTGTCGCTGCTCCTGCTGTCCGCCGTTCCCCTGTCCGGGGTGACGTCGCGGGGGACGCTGAAGGAGGGCTACACCGATCACGTCCGCCACCCGTACGTGGTCTGGGTGGGGCTGCATCGCGGGCTCCAGGCCCTCTACACCGCGCCGCTGGGCGAGCTGCGCGAGGGCATCCCCTACCGGCAGGCCCTCGACGAATGGCTGGACGTGCCCTACGTGTATCCGCCCGGGGCGCTGGTGCTCTTCCTGCCCCTGGCGCTCGTGGGCGAGTGGGTGCCCATGTCGCCCCTGGCCTTCGGGCAGCTGTGCCTGCTGTACCTGCTCGTGTTCGCGCACGGGGCGCTCTACGCGGCGCTGCGGCTGCTGGACGGGCTCCCGGCGGGAGGCCGCTGGGCGGTGGGGTTCCTCTGCTGGCTGGAGCTGATGCGGCTGGCGCTCTACGGCCAGTATGACGGCGCGTGGCTCGTCTGCGGGGTGCTGGCGCTGGCGGCGCTCGCGAAGGACCGCCCGGTGGTGGCGCTCCGCTGGCTGGCGGTGGCGGCGCTGCTGCACTACCGGGCGCTCGTCCTCATCGCCGTGGGCGTGGTGGCGCTGTGGCGCGTGGTGCGCGGGCGGCCGGCGCGCCAGTGGCCGTGGGGCACGCTCTTCGGAGTCGCGGCGGCCGGGGTCCTCTGCGTGCGCACGTTCCTATGGATGGCGCCGCTGGCCGCCCGGACGGACGCGGCCACGCCCTCCATCCTGGGCGAGCCCGGCACGGTGGCCCTGGTGATGGGCCTGAGCGTGGCGGTGCTGGCGCTGTCCTGGCGCGGGGCGGATGGCCTGGTGACGGCATCGGTGGGGCTGGGCGTCGTGCTCGCGGTCATCGACACGCGCCACTGGTGGCATGCCTCCGCGCTGATGCTGGTGCCGCTGACCGTGGGCGTGCTGCGAGTGCCACGCTGGCCCACGGCGGTGCGCCTGGGGCTCGTCGTCTGGGCGGGGGTGCTGGAGATGGCCGTGTGGTACGGCAATCCCCTCTGGCTGTTCCGGGACCTCAACCGCTTCCTGCGGCTGGTGTGACGCCGTCAGCGGTGCTGGAGGAGGAAGCGGGCCTCGTCCCACACGAGCCCGTAGCGGCGCAGGAGGTCCTCGAGGCCCGCGCCCGCCGGGGGCGGATGGGCGATGGACTGGAAGCGGATCAACTGAAGCGTCCGGTCCGAGGCCGCGGAGACGAGGAGCGCTCCGTCCGGGGAGAACGCCAGGGCCGACAGGAAGCCCTGCTGCCCCGTGACGGTCCCCAGCGGCTCTCCGGAGGGCAGGCCCCAGACCTTCACCACCTCCTCCACGCCGGACGACGCCAGGAAGCGCCCGTCCGGTGACACGGCCAGGGCCAGCACGCCCACGGTGTGCGCATCCAGCGTCCGCAACAGCCGGCCCTCCT comes from Corallococcus macrosporus and encodes:
- the asnB gene encoding asparagine synthase (glutamine-hydrolyzing), yielding MCGFIGVYQRSPSGFDERSLLTALTTLHHRGPDERSLWHDPAGRAVLGHVRLSIIGLDNGRQPIVADEGDIALVVNGELYDHERIRRELQALGCQFKTDSDSEIALHLYRRSGLAGLKQLRGEFAILLFDRQRRLMLAVRDRMGIKPMFYAQHRGAWYFASEVKALLAAGVPAEWDEHAYASRAFYLRDHTLFKGVKSVQPGCWVMADSGGLHHGRYWDMEFARQDAPDPADEQGMVEAIRAAVEQSVRLRLRADVPMGVYLSGGIDSSAMLGVATQLSGQPLDAFNLSFTDMDDYDENKFARLAAEHNGARFHTVAVSQDDLADHFEQALWHNETPFFNAHGVAKYILSETVRDAGMKVVLTGEGADEVFAGYPHFRRDMLLYNPERQDPALVTKLRQRIQESENGYVQPDMPQDIHWMVQQLSHGVSWLDNQAGWFKALEALYRPDFREQFAGSDPYRQFYDRLDHRNLEGRDPVHKSMYLWAKSYLPNFVLTTLGDRMEMAHSIEGRVPLLDHHVVELACQMPVWMKVRGSTEKYVFREAMRPYLPDALYKRKKHYFRAPPATLQQKGRLYQLVRDVLNGSELDALPFFDPARVRGLLEKLPTLSAHEQGLLDPMLMELTSLCLLQNRYSLRASTSQPLWSAREEAA